One genomic window of Arachis stenosperma cultivar V10309 chromosome 10, arast.V10309.gnm1.PFL2, whole genome shotgun sequence includes the following:
- the LOC130957678 gene encoding uncharacterized protein LOC130957678, with product MLYSKDLYDSVERNKSKGTKSDTKWKKLNRKAVALIRQWLDLSVYPHVDTETNAEKMWNKLKELYEKKNVQNKAFLIRKLVNMKYTEGKSMPEYLSIFQETVNQLTNNEITLNDELQVLLIVEMP from the coding sequence ATGTTATATAGCAAGGATTTGTATGATTCTGTGGAGAGGAATAAATCCAAAGGTACCAAATCCGATACTAAATGGAAGAAGCTGAATCGGAAGGCAGTTGCTTTGATAAGGCAATGGCTTGATCTTAGCGTGTATCCACATGTTGACACCGAAACGAACGCCGAGAAGATGTGGAACAAATTAAAAGAGTTATATGAGAAGAAGAATGTGCAAAACAAAGCATTCTTGATTAGGAAGCTTGTCAATATGAAGTATACTGAAGGTAAATCAATGCCGGAGTACTTGAGCATTTTTCAGGAGACAGTGAACCAACTGACAAATAATGAGATCACTTTGAATGATGAGTTGCAagttttgttgattgttgagatgCCCTAG
- the LOC130954980 gene encoding transcription factor TCP13-like isoform X1, translating into MKEIIDSSSSDLAAGLVSRTTRSDEKAISKGPSPSSSHQWLRLKDPRIVRVSRALGGKDRHSKVCTIRGLRDRRVRLSVPTAINLYDLQDRLGLNQPSKVVDWLLNAAKHEIDDLPPLPIPPSNFTLACYPSLPTNKSNHKEQDSSNNSTSAHVLPNTFLLPTTINHNHHPPSFLGLLNTMPSSIGNHFYQSASHDDVAHQLLGNNNSNNNNNLGFVNQTDLHGGVNVVNLPFQNLGASQILCCSPSPLQRAAAAATTTATTTQSYFSPSSFSHYNNDNVAAAMEIMDPRQINHHHQMMMVMSNHQNLATSPNRSESQSHADDSAN; encoded by the coding sequence atgaaagagaTCATAGATTCATCATCATCAGATCTTGCAGCTGGCCTGGTttcaagaacaacaagaagtGATGAAAAAGCAATTAGTAAGGGtccatcaccatcatcatcacaTCAATGGCTAAGATTGAAGGATCCGCGGATCGTACGGGTATCAAGAGCGTTGGGAGGAAAAGACAGACACAGCAAGGTTTGCACAATAAGAGGGCTAAGAGACAGAAGGGTAAGGCTTTCAGTTCCCACAGCAATTAACCTCTATGATCTTCAAGACAGGTTAGGGCTCAATCAACCAAGCAAGGTTGTTGATTGGTTACTCAATGCTGCTAAGCATGAAATTGAtgaccttccccctcttcccaTTCCTCCTTCCAATTTTACCCTTGCTTGTTATCCCTCTCTTCCTACTAATAAATCTAATCATAAAGAGCAGGATAGTAGTAATAATAGTACTAGTGCACATGTTTTGCCTAATACTTTTTTATTACCAACAACAATAAACCATAATCATCATCCTCCTTCATTCTTGGGATTATTGAACACTATGCCATCATCAATTGGTAATCATTTTTACCAATCAGCTTCTCATGATGATGTTGCTCATCAATTATTGGggaataataatagtaataataataataatcttggATTTGTGAACCAAACAGATTTACATGGTGGGGTTAATGTTGTAAATTTACCCTTTCAAAACTTAGGAGCTTCTCAAATATTGTGTTGTTCTCCTTCTCCTCTTCAACGTGCGGCGGCCGCGGCGACGACCACCGCGACAACAACACAGTCgtatttttctccttcttctttttcgcattataataatgataatgTTGCTGCAGCAATGGAAATAATGGATCCAAGGCAAATCAACCACCACCATcagatgatgatggtgatgagtAATCATCAGAATCTTGCAACATCACCTAATAGAAGTGAAAGCCAATCTCATGCTGATGATAGTGCAAATTAA
- the LOC130954980 gene encoding uncharacterized protein LOC130954980 isoform X2, protein MAKIEGSADRTGIKSVGRKRQTQQGLHNKRAKRQKAMEIMDPRQINHHHQMMMVMSNHQNLATSPNRSESQSHADDSAN, encoded by the exons ATGGCTAAGATTGAAGGATCCGCGGATCGTACGGGTATCAAGAGCGTTGGGAGGAAAAGACAGACACAGCAAGGTTTGCACAATAAGAGGGCTAAGAGACAGAAGG CAATGGAAATAATGGATCCAAGGCAAATCAACCACCACCATcagatgatgatggtgatgagtAATCATCAGAATCTTGCAACATCACCTAATAGAAGTGAAAGCCAATCTCATGCTGATGATAGTGCAAATTAA